A window from Fibrobacter sp. encodes these proteins:
- a CDS encoding fibrobacter succinogenes major paralogous domain-containing protein — protein MNKFKTLLFLAVFGGIGLWGCDDSSSASDDRQTKTSSSSSIVSATSCKDCEYGTLTDSRDGQTYKTIVIGTQTWMAENLNFETEESYCLDDDAVNCSKYGRLYKWAAAMDGAGTWTSNGKGCGYDVTCSPIYPVRGICPEGWHLPDTTEFKTLFDAVGGASTGGIALKSTSGWKDKDGSSGNGTDAYAFSVLPAGEARDYGRYDGEGGAARFWSSTEANKEKAYDIRLLFHKEDVSIDILSQKFNAYSIRCVKDLEN, from the coding sequence TTCGTCGGCAAGTGATGACAGACAAACCAAAACATCTTCATCTAGTTCAATTGTGTCAGCGACATCATGCAAGGACTGCGAATACGGAACATTGACCGATTCACGTGATGGTCAAACATATAAGACCATTGTTATTGGCACGCAAACCTGGATGGCTGAGAACTTAAACTTTGAGACGGAAGAAAGCTATTGCTTGGATGATGACGCGGTCAATTGCTCCAAATATGGTCGCCTGTACAAATGGGCTGCTGCGATGGACGGTGCGGGAACATGGACATCAAATGGTAAGGGTTGTGGCTATGATGTGACTTGTTCTCCAATATACCCGGTGCGTGGCATATGCCCCGAAGGCTGGCATTTGCCGGATACTACCGAATTCAAGACTCTGTTCGATGCCGTTGGCGGCGCTTCCACCGGAGGTATTGCCCTCAAGTCCACTAGCGGTTGGAAAGACAAAGATGGTTCCAGTGGTAATGGAACGGATGCCTATGCTTTTTCTGTTTTGCCTGCTGGTGAAGCGCGCGACTATGGGAGATATGATGGGGAGGGCGGTGCTGCTCGCTTTTGGAGTTCTACTGAAGCGAATAAAGAGAAAGCGTACGATATTAGATTGTTGTTTCACAAGGAGGATGTGTCCATTGATATCCTTTCCCAAAAGTTCAATGCATATTCTATCCGCTGCGTAAAGGATTTGGAAAATTAA